A DNA window from Streptomyces parvus contains the following coding sequences:
- a CDS encoding FAD-dependent oxidoreductase → MIPEPDILIVGAGLGGVAAAIAACRAGRSVVLTEETDWIGGQLTSQAVPPDEHPWVEEFGTTASYRTLRESIRDYYRQWYPLRSEALAQRTLNPGAGRVSKLCHEPRVALAVMEAMIAPHRSAGRLTLLTEHRPVAAEAGDDDTVRSVTLADTRSGDRRTISARYIIDATETGELLELAGVEHVIGAEARSEYDEPHAPEEAQPLNQQGITVCFALSHHEGEDHTIERPADYDFWRTYQPEFWPGPLLGFLAPDPRSLEAVPRTFVPNPELDPLDVSADQSADAGDKELFGFRRILARKLHRPGAFDSDITLVNWPLNDYWLKPLIGDGEETAAAALHGARQLSLSVLYWLQTEAPRADGGQGFPGLRLRPDVTGTADGLAKAPYVRESRRIKAVTTVTEHDVSIDIVGPYGGTRHRDSVGVGNYRIDLHPSTGGDNYIDIGSVPFEIPLGALIPRRVRNLLPAGKNIGTTHITNGCYRLHPVEWNIGEVAGALAAHCVAENVEPHRVQAEDKRFEVFARLLERDGIQRHWPDVRGY, encoded by the coding sequence GTGATACCCGAACCCGACATCCTCATCGTGGGCGCCGGACTCGGCGGGGTCGCCGCCGCCATCGCCGCCTGCCGGGCGGGACGCAGCGTCGTCCTCACCGAGGAGACGGACTGGATCGGCGGCCAGCTCACCTCGCAGGCGGTCCCGCCGGACGAACACCCGTGGGTCGAGGAGTTCGGTACCACCGCCTCGTACCGCACCCTGCGCGAGTCCATCCGGGACTACTACCGCCAGTGGTACCCGCTGCGTTCCGAGGCGCTGGCCCAGCGCACCCTCAATCCCGGGGCGGGCCGCGTCAGCAAGCTGTGCCACGAGCCGCGCGTCGCGCTCGCGGTCATGGAGGCGATGATCGCCCCCCACCGCTCCGCCGGACGGCTCACGCTGCTCACCGAGCACCGCCCGGTGGCCGCCGAGGCGGGCGACGACGACACCGTACGGTCCGTCACGCTGGCCGACACACGCAGCGGCGACCGCCGTACGATCAGCGCCCGTTACATCATCGACGCCACCGAGACCGGCGAACTCCTCGAACTCGCCGGGGTGGAGCATGTGATCGGCGCGGAGGCGCGGAGCGAGTACGACGAGCCGCACGCCCCCGAGGAGGCGCAGCCCCTCAACCAGCAGGGCATCACGGTGTGTTTCGCACTCTCGCACCACGAGGGCGAGGACCACACCATCGAGCGCCCGGCCGACTACGACTTCTGGCGCACCTACCAGCCGGAGTTCTGGCCCGGTCCGCTGCTGGGCTTCCTCGCCCCGGACCCGCGCAGCCTGGAGGCCGTCCCGCGCACCTTCGTGCCCAACCCGGAGCTGGACCCGCTGGACGTCAGCGCCGACCAGTCCGCCGACGCGGGCGACAAGGAGCTGTTCGGCTTCCGCCGGATCCTGGCCCGCAAGCTGCACCGTCCTGGCGCGTTCGACTCGGACATCACGCTGGTCAACTGGCCGCTCAACGACTACTGGTTGAAGCCGCTGATCGGCGACGGCGAGGAGACGGCGGCCGCCGCGCTGCACGGGGCGCGCCAGCTGTCGCTGTCGGTCCTGTACTGGCTGCAGACCGAGGCCCCCCGGGCGGACGGCGGCCAGGGGTTCCCGGGGCTGCGGCTGCGCCCGGACGTCACCGGCACGGCGGACGGCCTGGCGAAGGCCCCGTACGTCCGGGAGTCGCGGCGGATCAAGGCCGTCACCACGGTCACCGAGCACGACGTGTCGATCGACATCGTCGGCCCGTACGGCGGCACCCGCCACCGGGACTCGGTCGGCGTCGGCAACTACCGCATCGATCTGCACCCGTCGACCGGCGGCGACAACTACATCGACATCGGTTCGGTGCCGTTCGAGATCCCGCTCGGCGCGCTCATCCCCCGCCGGGTCCGCAACCTGCTGCCCGCGGGCAAGAACATCGGCACCACGCACATCACCAACGGCTGCTACCGGCTCCACCCGGTGGAGTGGAACATCGGCGAGGTCGCCGGCGCCCTGGCCGCCCACTGTGTCGCCGAGAACGTCGAGCCGCACCGGGTGCAGGCCGAGGACAAGCGGTTCGAGGTGTTCGCCCGGCTGCTGGAGCGCGACGGAATCCAGCGCCACTGGCCGGACGTACGCGGCTACTGA
- a CDS encoding LacI family DNA-binding transcriptional regulator, whose protein sequence is MEEPRKRARPGRAPAPAGRTSRPRQAEVARLAGVSQATVSLVLGARKQGATISEETRRKVLDAVRALGYVPDPAASRLAAARNNLLGVFSFTSTFPTEVQHSYYPFLVGVEQEAAARGYDLVLFTGSSTGGAGAAGPNALARVRLADGCLFLGRHAPAEELRRLVADGFPVVHLGRRDELEGLAWVGADYISASREVVAHLAALGHRRIVLVREDDEAPASTDREHGFLKGLEEAGLPGGPAAVFRSADPERELTAERLRGWLDEGVTAFVAEETDTGDAWRALHGAAHFVGIDCPRDASLALLGSPPPDLAEEPVPTGFDIPRPQLGAAAVRMLAALVSGEEAAEPLVACTFRPGSTAGPAPARF, encoded by the coding sequence GTGGAAGAACCCAGGAAGCGGGCCAGGCCGGGCCGCGCGCCCGCCCCCGCGGGCCGTACGTCCCGGCCGCGCCAGGCCGAGGTCGCCCGGCTCGCCGGGGTCTCGCAGGCCACTGTCTCGCTGGTGCTCGGGGCCCGGAAGCAGGGCGCGACGATCTCGGAGGAGACCCGCCGCAAGGTGCTCGACGCGGTGCGGGCGCTCGGTTATGTCCCCGATCCGGCGGCCAGCCGGCTGGCCGCCGCGCGGAACAACCTGCTGGGGGTCTTCAGCTTCACGTCCACGTTCCCGACCGAGGTGCAGCACTCGTACTACCCGTTCCTGGTCGGCGTCGAGCAGGAGGCCGCGGCGCGCGGCTACGACCTGGTGCTCTTCACCGGCTCCAGCACGGGCGGCGCGGGGGCGGCCGGGCCGAACGCCCTGGCCCGGGTCCGGCTCGCCGACGGTTGCCTGTTCCTCGGGCGGCACGCGCCGGCCGAGGAACTGCGGCGGCTGGTCGCCGACGGCTTCCCCGTCGTCCACCTGGGCCGCCGGGACGAGCTGGAGGGGCTCGCCTGGGTCGGCGCGGACTACATCAGCGCCAGCCGGGAGGTCGTCGCCCATCTCGCGGCGCTCGGCCACCGGCGCATCGTGCTGGTGCGGGAGGACGACGAGGCGCCCGCCTCCACCGACCGTGAACACGGCTTCCTCAAGGGCCTGGAGGAGGCGGGGCTGCCCGGCGGTCCCGCCGCCGTCTTCCGCTCCGCCGACCCCGAGCGGGAACTGACCGCGGAGCGGCTGCGCGGCTGGCTCGACGAGGGCGTCACCGCGTTCGTCGCGGAGGAGACCGACACCGGCGACGCCTGGCGCGCCCTGCACGGCGCCGCGCACTTCGTCGGGATCGACTGCCCGCGCGACGCCTCGCTGGCGCTGCTCGGCAGCCCGCCGCCGGACCTGGCCGAGGAACCCGTTCCCACCGGATTCGACATCCCCCGACCGCAGTTGGGGGCGGCGGCCGTCCGGATGCTCGCCGCGCTGGTCTCCGGGGAGGAGGCGGCCGAACCCCTGGTCGCCTGTACCTTCCGGCCCGGCTCCACGGCGGGCCCGGCCCCCGCCCGGTTCTGA
- a CDS encoding nuclear transport factor 2 family protein, with protein sequence MGESGEDETAEPPPDRGTPEAEPARLAAIVDAWAAAIVANDAERIAGFMADEWVIVSESGITDREAFLGYVRSGDLTHAAMEAVTPPRVRVYGDTATVTARITSTAHYGGRRFDADEWTTDVLVRRDEHWRCVLSHITPAAPPAGS encoded by the coding sequence ATGGGAGAGAGCGGAGAGGACGAGACCGCCGAGCCGCCCCCGGACCGGGGAACGCCCGAGGCCGAGCCCGCCCGGCTCGCCGCGATCGTCGACGCCTGGGCCGCCGCGATCGTCGCGAACGACGCGGAACGGATCGCCGGCTTCATGGCCGACGAGTGGGTCATCGTCTCCGAGTCCGGCATCACGGACCGGGAGGCGTTCCTCGGCTACGTCCGGTCCGGCGACCTGACCCATGCGGCGATGGAAGCCGTCACCCCGCCGAGGGTCCGGGTCTACGGGGACACCGCGACGGTCACCGCCCGGATCACCAGCACGGCCCACTACGGAGGCCGCCGCTTCGACGCCGACGAGTGGACCACGGACGTCCTCGTACGGCGGGACGAGCACTGGCGGTGCGTGCTGAGCCACATCACCCCCGCGGCCCCGCCCGCCGGTTCATGA
- a CDS encoding MFS transporter — MTPQPRSGKRLGYPAAAAVFAIGMAGTTLPTPLYGLYREQLGFSELMVTVVFAVYALGVIATLLLAGNVSDEAGRRPVLLAALGFSAASALCFLFEGGLPALFAGRLLSGFAAGLLSGAATVTVMELAPPRRAARAGLAATAANMGGLGCGPLLSGLLAEYAPWPLRLPFLAHLALIAVAAVLTWFLPETVASARVRGLRLRPQGLAVPPSMRGVFTTSAVAAFAGFSLLGLFTAVAPAFVAETLDVHNLALTGLVVFSVFLASTAGQALMGRVGERRALPGGCFVLVAGLLLVGASLLFTSLPLLVAGALCGGLGQGLAFRGAVAAISAAAPPEHRAATVSAFFVIAYLGISLPVVGVGALALAIGLRNAGLTFSACVLALALGVGLYLARRPPAPR, encoded by the coding sequence ATGACCCCTCAGCCACGGAGCGGGAAGCGCCTCGGCTACCCGGCCGCCGCGGCCGTCTTCGCCATCGGCATGGCGGGCACCACGCTGCCCACCCCGCTCTACGGCCTCTACCGGGAACAGCTCGGCTTCTCCGAGCTGATGGTGACGGTGGTCTTCGCCGTCTACGCCCTCGGAGTGATCGCCACCCTGCTGCTCGCGGGGAACGTGTCCGACGAGGCGGGGCGACGGCCGGTCCTCCTGGCCGCGCTGGGCTTCTCGGCGGCCAGCGCGCTCTGCTTCCTGTTCGAGGGAGGGCTCCCCGCCCTGTTCGCCGGCCGGCTCCTCTCCGGGTTCGCCGCCGGACTGCTCAGCGGCGCCGCGACGGTCACGGTGATGGAGCTGGCCCCGCCGAGGCGCGCCGCACGCGCCGGGCTGGCCGCGACCGCCGCCAACATGGGCGGCCTGGGGTGCGGGCCGCTTCTGTCGGGGCTGCTCGCCGAGTACGCCCCCTGGCCCCTGCGGCTCCCCTTCCTCGCGCATCTGGCACTGATCGCCGTGGCCGCGGTGCTGACCTGGTTCCTCCCCGAGACGGTCGCCTCCGCCCGGGTGAGGGGACTGCGGCTGCGGCCCCAGGGTCTGGCCGTTCCGCCCTCGATGCGCGGCGTGTTCACCACATCGGCGGTGGCCGCCTTCGCCGGGTTCTCCCTGCTGGGCCTCTTCACGGCGGTCGCCCCCGCGTTCGTCGCCGAGACGCTCGACGTGCACAACCTGGCCCTCACCGGTCTCGTCGTCTTCTCCGTCTTCCTCGCCTCGACGGCCGGACAGGCGCTCATGGGGAGGGTCGGCGAGCGCCGCGCGCTGCCGGGCGGCTGCTTCGTGCTCGTCGCGGGACTCCTCCTGGTCGGCGCCTCGCTGCTGTTCACCTCGCTGCCCCTGCTGGTCGCCGGAGCCCTGTGCGGCGGCCTGGGCCAGGGGCTGGCGTTCCGCGGTGCGGTGGCGGCGATCAGCGCGGCGGCCCCGCCCGAGCACCGGGCCGCGACCGTGTCCGCGTTCTTCGTCATCGCCTACCTGGGCATCTCCCTGCCGGTCGTCGGCGTCGGCGCCCTCGCCCTCGCCATCGGACTCCGGAACGCCGGACTGACCTTCTCCGCCTGCGTCCTGGCCCTCGCCCTGGGCGTCGGCCTGTACCTGGCCCGCAGGCCTCCCGCGCCCCGGTGA
- a CDS encoding ATP-dependent endonuclease: MDTATRLRQTVISWAADDSDTPAPAEAGAARDLAAGLGLRTVVLVEGVSDRAAVEALAERQGRVLSAEGVVVVPLGGATSITRFLRLLGPDGLGVRPAGLCDAAEQGFFLQGLERTGFGTALAPDDLETLGFFTCHADLEDELIRALGTDGVQQVIDDQGDLCTFRLFQRQPAQRQRPVEAQLRRFMGTIGGRKEHYARALTEALDPSRLPRPLEGLLTHL; the protein is encoded by the coding sequence GTGGACACAGCGACGCGCTTGAGGCAGACGGTCATCTCCTGGGCCGCGGACGACAGCGACACGCCGGCGCCCGCCGAGGCCGGGGCCGCCCGTGACCTGGCGGCCGGGCTGGGCCTGCGCACGGTGGTCCTCGTCGAGGGCGTCAGCGACCGTGCGGCGGTCGAGGCGCTCGCCGAACGCCAGGGCCGCGTCCTGAGCGCCGAAGGCGTCGTGGTCGTGCCGCTCGGGGGTGCCACCAGCATCACCCGATTCCTGCGCCTGCTCGGCCCGGACGGCCTCGGTGTCCGGCCCGCCGGTCTCTGCGACGCGGCGGAGCAGGGCTTCTTCCTCCAGGGCCTGGAGCGCACCGGATTCGGCACCGCTCTCGCCCCCGACGACCTGGAGACGCTGGGCTTCTTCACCTGCCACGCCGACCTGGAGGACGAGCTGATCCGGGCGCTCGGCACCGACGGCGTCCAGCAGGTCATCGACGACCAGGGCGACCTGTGTACCTTCCGGCTCTTCCAGCGGCAGCCCGCCCAGCGGCAGCGGCCGGTCGAGGCGCAGCTGCGGCGCTTCATGGGAACCATCGGCGGCCGCAAGGAGCACTACGCCCGAGCGCTGACCGAAGCCCTGGACCCCAGCCGCCTGCCCCGGCCGCTGGAGGGGCTCCTCACCCACCTCTGA
- a CDS encoding alpha-L-rhamnosidase C-terminal domain-containing protein → MSSYRARGRFASLHGPVTTDRKTEKSRFHLAVGLPLNTTAEVWIPSARAEDVTRPGARFPRRDDGCAVFVIGSGQYRFTA, encoded by the coding sequence ATGTCGTCGTACCGCGCCCGGGGCCGCTTCGCCTCGCTCCACGGGCCCGTCACCACCGACCGGAAGACGGAGAAGAGCCGTTTCCACCTGGCCGTGGGCCTGCCGCTGAACACCACCGCCGAGGTCTGGATCCCGTCCGCCCGCGCAGAGGACGTCACCCGCCCCGGCGCCCGCTTCCCGCGCAGGGACGACGGCTGCGCGGTCTTCGTGATCGGTTCGGGGCAGTACCGCTTCACGGCCTGA
- a CDS encoding iron ABC transporter permease, translating to MSTRTATAAPPAAVKTVAGAAGPAGAVSPAAAAPPARRGRMFLLALAGLLALGALALTHVSQGTAAVDLHTLWQLATGSSSDRTAHEQTAAVVLDSRLPRLAAGLLVGCALGAAGAALQSVSRNMLASPDTLAVNAGAYLAVVTVAAFGISLPALPAGATAFLGGLLAAAVVLGLSRAGAGPIRLVLAGSALTLALSGLSGMLLLLRSQQTTGLFAWGNGSLAQIGMQSIDRLAPVALVAFAGLMLMGRRLDILALGDDGAAVVGVSPRLTRSIAVILAVLLAAVSVAVAGPVGFVGLCAPAVVRLLSTWIPGLVRHRAFIPASALAGVLVVVGADVLLRAVFGAQAGAEVPTGIVTTCFGALVLVFLAHRSRDMGTDSGSTAFARLRSRRAFVVTLVATAAGLLGAIVAATLFGDATLLLGDVGNWLAGRSGQFVTYVLDTRVPRVAAALLAGAALAVAGTVVQAVSRNPLAEPGVLGVVSGAGVGAVAVLTVVPMASFWLIGGSALAGAAAAAALVFGLAARRGLEQNRLVLIGIGVQAGAGAFVSLLIVLTDPYNETKALAWLGGSTYGRTFPELVPVLVALVVALPVLAVMRRELDLIGLDNETPALLGVRLGTTRLGLLSLAVLLTAGAVAAVGVIGFVGLVAPHAARALVGRRHARVLPVSALLGALLVVVSDTVGRTVIAPAQIPVGLLTAVIGAPYFIWLLWRSRREG from the coding sequence ATGAGCACCCGCACCGCAACCGCCGCCCCGCCCGCCGCCGTGAAGACGGTGGCGGGCGCGGCCGGTCCGGCCGGGGCCGTGTCCCCGGCGGCGGCCGCCCCGCCGGCCCGTCGCGGCCGGATGTTCCTCCTCGCGCTCGCGGGGCTCCTCGCCCTGGGCGCCCTCGCGCTGACGCACGTGAGCCAGGGCACCGCCGCCGTCGATCTGCACACGCTCTGGCAGCTGGCGACCGGCTCCTCGTCCGACCGGACCGCGCACGAGCAGACGGCCGCCGTGGTCCTGGACTCCCGGCTGCCCCGGCTCGCCGCGGGACTCCTCGTCGGGTGCGCGCTCGGCGCGGCGGGCGCGGCCCTCCAGTCGGTGTCGCGCAACATGCTGGCGTCCCCCGACACGCTCGCCGTGAACGCGGGCGCGTATCTCGCGGTGGTCACCGTCGCCGCGTTCGGCATCTCCCTGCCCGCACTGCCCGCCGGGGCCACGGCGTTCCTCGGCGGGCTCCTCGCGGCGGCCGTCGTGCTCGGCCTGTCCCGGGCCGGGGCCGGACCCATCCGGCTGGTGCTGGCGGGATCCGCGCTCACCCTCGCGCTGTCCGGGCTGAGCGGGATGCTCCTTCTCCTGCGCTCCCAGCAGACGACCGGGCTGTTCGCCTGGGGCAATGGCTCGCTGGCCCAGATCGGCATGCAGTCCATCGACCGGCTCGCCCCGGTCGCGCTCGTGGCGTTCGCCGGGCTCATGCTGATGGGCCGACGGCTGGACATCCTCGCCCTCGGCGACGACGGGGCGGCGGTCGTGGGGGTGAGCCCCCGGCTGACGCGCAGCATCGCGGTGATCCTCGCGGTGCTGCTGGCGGCGGTGTCGGTGGCGGTCGCGGGGCCGGTCGGCTTCGTCGGCCTGTGCGCGCCCGCGGTGGTCCGGCTGCTCAGCACCTGGATCCCGGGCCTGGTCCGGCACCGCGCGTTCATCCCCGCGTCGGCGCTCGCGGGCGTGCTCGTGGTGGTCGGCGCGGATGTGCTGCTGCGTGCGGTGTTCGGCGCCCAAGCGGGTGCCGAGGTGCCGACCGGCATCGTCACGACCTGCTTCGGTGCGCTCGTCCTGGTCTTCCTGGCCCACCGGTCGCGCGACATGGGCACGGACAGCGGCTCCACGGCGTTCGCCCGGCTGCGCAGCCGACGCGCGTTCGTCGTCACCCTGGTGGCGACGGCCGCCGGGCTGCTCGGCGCGATCGTGGCGGCGACGCTCTTCGGCGACGCGACGCTGCTGCTGGGCGATGTGGGCAACTGGCTCGCGGGCCGGTCGGGGCAGTTCGTCACGTACGTCCTCGACACCCGGGTCCCCCGGGTCGCCGCCGCCCTGCTGGCCGGTGCGGCACTGGCGGTCGCGGGAACCGTCGTCCAGGCGGTGTCGCGCAACCCGCTCGCGGAGCCGGGCGTCCTCGGCGTCGTCAGCGGGGCCGGGGTGGGCGCGGTCGCCGTGCTCACCGTCGTACCCATGGCGAGCTTCTGGCTGATCGGCGGCTCCGCGCTGGCCGGTGCGGCGGCGGCCGCGGCGCTGGTGTTCGGGCTCGCCGCACGGCGCGGTCTGGAGCAGAACCGCCTGGTGCTGATCGGTATCGGGGTCCAAGCGGGTGCGGGCGCGTTCGTGAGCCTGCTGATCGTGCTCACCGACCCGTACAACGAGACGAAGGCGCTGGCCTGGCTCGGCGGTTCGACGTACGGGCGGACGTTCCCCGAGCTGGTACCGGTGCTGGTGGCGCTGGTCGTCGCGCTGCCGGTCCTGGCGGTGATGCGCCGTGAACTGGACCTGATCGGGCTGGACAACGAGACTCCCGCCCTGCTCGGCGTGCGGCTCGGCACCACCCGGCTGGGCCTGCTGAGCCTCGCCGTCCTCCTGACGGCGGGAGCCGTGGCGGCGGTCGGCGTGATCGGGTTCGTCGGCCTCGTCGCCCCGCACGCGGCACGCGCTCTGGTGGGGCGCCGCCACGCGCGGGTCCTTCCGGTCAGCGCGCTGCTCGGCGCGCTGCTGGTGGTCGTGTCCGACACGGTCGGCCGGACGGTCATCGCCCCGGCGCAGATCCCGGTCGGCCTGCTCACGGCCGTGATCGGCGCCCCGTACTTCATCTGGCTGCTCTGGCGGTCGAGGCGCGAGGGCTGA
- a CDS encoding iron-siderophore ABC transporter substrate-binding protein: protein MKNQHLTWPVLAAAAALALTACGTTEAPKKESAGDSAVTVTDSRGKKITLDGPAKRVVGTEWNVVETLVTLGVQPVGVADVKGYTAYDTAAPLTKGVKDIGTRGEPSVATVAGLKPDLIVATTDLSDSAIAQLSKAAPVAVVRSADASRQIDQMVDTVELIGKATGKEDKAASEVDSFRKAVADGRKKLADAGLDGEKVAFADGWQEGNQVSVRPYVKGSLLSDVNTELGLVDPWKLKGDKAYGLAATDVEGLTKIGDAQFAYIANDSDGGDPFADGLKDNAVWKSLPFVKNDEVHRLPDGIWMFGGTASMREYIDALVGALTA from the coding sequence ATGAAGAACCAGCACCTGACGTGGCCCGTCCTCGCCGCCGCGGCCGCCCTCGCCCTGACGGCGTGCGGCACCACCGAGGCGCCGAAGAAGGAGTCCGCCGGGGACAGCGCGGTGACGGTCACCGACTCCCGCGGCAAGAAGATCACGCTCGACGGACCGGCCAAGCGCGTCGTCGGCACCGAGTGGAACGTCGTCGAGACCCTGGTGACCCTCGGCGTGCAGCCGGTCGGCGTCGCCGACGTCAAGGGCTACACCGCCTACGACACGGCCGCCCCGCTCACCAAGGGCGTCAAGGACATAGGCACCCGGGGCGAGCCCAGCGTCGCCACCGTGGCCGGCCTGAAGCCCGACCTCATCGTCGCAACCACCGACCTGTCCGACTCGGCCATCGCGCAGCTGTCGAAGGCCGCCCCGGTCGCCGTGGTCCGCTCGGCCGACGCGAGCCGGCAGATCGACCAGATGGTCGACACCGTCGAACTCATCGGCAAGGCCACCGGCAAGGAGGACAAGGCCGCGTCCGAGGTCGACTCCTTCCGCAAGGCGGTCGCCGACGGCAGGAAGAAGCTCGCGGACGCCGGACTGGACGGCGAGAAGGTCGCCTTCGCCGACGGCTGGCAGGAGGGCAACCAGGTCTCGGTGCGTCCGTACGTCAAGGGCTCGCTGCTCTCCGACGTGAACACCGAACTCGGCCTGGTCGACCCCTGGAAGCTGAAGGGCGACAAGGCCTACGGCCTGGCCGCGACCGACGTCGAGGGCCTCACGAAGATCGGCGACGCACAGTTCGCCTACATCGCCAACGACTCCGACGGCGGTGACCCGTTCGCCGACGGCCTCAAGGACAACGCGGTGTGGAAGTCCCTCCCGTTCGTGAAGAACGACGAGGTCCACCGGCTGCCCGACGGCATCTGGATGTTCGGCGGCACCGCGTCGATGCGCGAGTACATCGACGCCCTCGTCGGCGCGCTGACCGCCTGA
- a CDS encoding ABC transporter ATP-binding protein, whose protein sequence is MTVAYDRTDVVHGADLRLPRGRVTALIGPNGSGKSTLLRAVARLHKARTGSVTVAAGAGDGAPVDALALSRSDFARRVTLLAQSRTAPAGLSVRDVVGFGRHPYRGRIRGADPDGARMVEHALTVTNLTEFADRGVESLSGGQLQRVWFACCLAQDTDVLLLDEPTTYLDLRYQVEILDLVRDLADTHGVTVGVVLHDLDQAAAVADQVVLLSSGRIVAAGTPAEVYAPERLTDAYGIRIDVELDSPTGIPRTRAVGRHHLRTERP, encoded by the coding sequence ATGACGGTCGCGTACGACCGCACCGACGTCGTGCACGGCGCCGACCTCCGGCTGCCGCGCGGTCGCGTCACCGCGCTCATCGGGCCGAACGGCAGTGGGAAGTCCACCCTGTTGCGGGCCGTGGCCCGGCTGCACAAGGCCCGCACCGGCAGCGTGACCGTGGCCGCCGGGGCCGGGGACGGTGCGCCCGTCGACGCCCTCGCCCTGTCGCGCTCCGACTTCGCCCGCCGCGTCACCCTGCTGGCGCAGAGCCGCACCGCACCGGCCGGGCTCAGCGTGCGCGACGTGGTCGGATTCGGCCGGCACCCCTACCGGGGCCGGATCCGGGGAGCGGACCCGGACGGCGCCCGGATGGTCGAGCACGCGCTGACCGTCACGAACCTCACCGAGTTCGCCGACCGCGGGGTGGAGAGCCTCTCCGGCGGGCAGTTGCAGCGCGTCTGGTTCGCCTGCTGCCTGGCCCAGGACACCGACGTGCTCCTGCTCGACGAGCCCACCACCTATCTCGACCTGCGCTACCAGGTGGAGATCCTCGACCTCGTCCGCGATCTGGCCGACACCCACGGCGTCACCGTCGGGGTCGTGCTCCACGACCTGGACCAGGCCGCCGCCGTGGCCGACCAGGTCGTCCTCCTCTCGTCCGGTCGGATCGTCGCCGCGGGAACGCCCGCCGAGGTGTACGCCCCAGAGCGGCTCACCGACGCCTACGGCATCCGTATCGACGTCGAACTCGACTCCCCCACCGGCATCCCGCGCACGCGCGCGGTCGGCCGCCACCACCTTCGTACCGAAAGGCCCTGA
- a CDS encoding subtilase-type protease inhibitor translates to MRRNPHVIFATITASTLLLGGLVTATAQAAPAKAESLYAPSALVLTVARGEDPMTATAERAVTLSCAPTAEGTHPDPAGACKELEAVQGKFAELAAGPSNRTCTRQWDPVVVTAHGVWQGKPVQFSTTYGNACEMAGSMNDNAVFAF, encoded by the coding sequence ATGCGACGCAACCCTCACGTCATCTTCGCGACCATCACGGCGAGCACTCTTCTGCTCGGTGGTCTTGTGACGGCCACCGCGCAGGCCGCACCGGCGAAGGCGGAGAGTCTCTACGCCCCCTCGGCTCTCGTTCTCACCGTCGCCCGGGGCGAGGACCCGATGACCGCCACCGCCGAGCGGGCCGTGACGCTCTCCTGCGCCCCCACCGCCGAGGGAACGCACCCCGACCCCGCCGGGGCCTGCAAGGAACTGGAGGCGGTGCAGGGCAAGTTCGCCGAACTCGCCGCCGGCCCGTCGAACCGGACCTGCACCCGCCAGTGGGACCCGGTCGTGGTGACCGCGCACGGCGTCTGGCAGGGCAAGCCGGTCCAGTTCAGCACCACGTACGGCAACGCCTGCGAGATGGCGGGCAGCATGAACGACAACGCCGTCTTCGCCTTCTGA